CTCAGCTCGCGTGTGGGCGCCTGAGCCCAGCTCTTGAATGCGCATCTGAGCCCAGCCCGCGTGAAGGCACTTGAGCCTAGCTCGCGTGTGGGCACCTGAGCCCAACTCGCGTGTGAGAGCCcaccttacatgtgtgagcccagctcgcatgtcatgAGCCCAGTCCGCATGTGCTAACCCAAGTCACATTAATTCACGATTCTCCGATTCTAGGCCATACATGAGGGTCCAACTATTCATTGTTCCCATGAGaacctgtttagggcccatgaccAAAAGCGGGCCTAACACTAGTTTTGTGCAATAAGCAAATGCAAAGATCTGCTCAGTGCTTTTGTTCCCAAAATATGTTTTTTTAACTTTTTATATGAAAAGGCAGTTCATGTCATAAACTAACTCGATGTTAGATGAAGTTGTGGACTTGTGGCAATATTTCAAGGCACTTGCAGTTTAATTATCTTACCAAGAAAAACTAACAGGATTGGAATACCAGTTATAAGCAGAGCTGAATGAATGAAGAATGTAAAGTACCCAGGATACAAACCCAGCTATAAGTGCCAATACAGGGTTCGTTACAGGTATATATACATGGGTGTGTATTAACTTATATGAACTATCACGTGCTTTTAAATcctaatatttaataattaaataagtttTTCAATTAAATTACTTTTATTTCTCCTGAAAATATACTCGATTGATGCATTTCATGTAATTGATTTGCTATTTAGCAGATCAcgaatttatatttaattaatatataCTAATTTTCTAACTACTAAATAGTGAGTATTTATTATTATgtataaatcaattataaaaaatatgtatacaccatttaaatatcaaatataaaataacgatatataatattatttttgtaaatcttatgaaaacttaataaaatttaaatagaattttatatattattatttaattaattaaattaatttcaaTTAATACTCAATTCTATTAATTGCTACCAAACAATACTAGTTTCCGAATTTTACAACAATTAAAAAATTAGTTTGAGCGGAGATAAACCAGTACCGAAATGCCCATACAGGAGACATTGCATTTCACGACAGCGGATGACCCCCAAAACTGCATAACAACAGCCGGGTTCATTACAGGTATATATacatgtgtgtatatatatagcatAGTTTGTTTGGAACATATGggtataattattttttttaattgaaTTCTTGAATGTGAATTcttattattgttataagaaaTGAAGTATTGGAGTTTGATTTTTATGCTGTTCTGTGTTGTTAGTTCTTGATCCTTATGTTTTAAGAATTAGATAAAGATTATTAGTGAATATTGTAGATTGTGTTACAAAGATTGCagttttattaattaaatttacCAAAATGTTCCAAGCTACTTGTTTAGTTTGTATAATTGGAGTCACAACTCACAAGATCCTGGCTTTATTGCTTCTAGTGGGTTTTCGAGTTTTGTTTTTATACTTATAACTGTGTTGAAGGGGATATCAGTAGAATCTGATTGTTTGCGTAAAGTTCGCATCATTAACTGTGCTGATTGCTTAGATTACACCAGCTAAATCAGCACTCAAATGCCAAGTTTCTCTTTTTAGTGTACCTAACCATATCAATTAACTGTGCGTAAATAAAGCTAGATTCACTAGCTGGATTTTTCGCACTGCTTGACGCCTTCCTAATTTTCTGCTCTTTTGCCTTGTTCCTCTTCTTGATGTTCAACAAAGTTAAATTCTGTTATTTCCATGTGCTAGAAGTACGTAAAGGCACTGTTATAACTTTTAACATGTTAAATGTGTGACTAGTTTTGTTGGGAAACTTTGTTTATGTTCCTGGCTTGGCAGGTCACAGCCTAGAACTATGAGTGTGGTTGCTCCGAATCTTTTGAATAAGATTTAATTATTCAACAAGAAAGGTCTTTTATTCAATTTTAGTGCTGCAATATGCAGAAACTAGATTCTGAAAATGGGATGACTTGTGCTAAAATATTATCGTTGGATATTTCCTTCGTAAACACTTGTGATATGCTTATGTAAGATTTTGGATTATGGTGCTTAATGTACAGTAAGAACTCAGATAATAATAGATTTATCAATAATGAAATTCTCTAATATGCCTCGACTTTAGCATATAGCTGTACTATTCTGAGGATTCTTGTGCCATGAAAGCTTTACCGGCACTTGAAACTATTTTGTTATTGCAGATTATACCATAAGTCCATAAGTGTTATTGTGATGCTTATATATTAATGTTTTTAGGTGATCAGTGAACTCGTACTTGTATAATATACTTCAAGATGACTTCATTGAGTGCAAGCCCTGGTACACGGCTGCCAGGTATGTAACCAAGTATTAATGTCGTAGAGTTTCCAGTTGTCTTGATACATATAAAATTTAGTCAGTAGCAATTTAAGAACTCGCCAACCATGCTCTTTCTCAAGTTCAAGCAATATAAAGTTGTTGCAAGTTGCAATGTCACCTAATCGAGTTGATTGCAGACAGACTGGTGGATGGTTGACAAGCCAAATATTCCTTTGTTAGTTGATAGGATAAAAATATGAAATATATAACATACATTGACACGAACTATAATGTGACAAATTTATAGGAACAAGTATAATGCTATCTAAGTCAATAGATGATGaattaagtaaataaaaaataatacGGTTATAATATAATACTAATGAGGTGTTATTTAAAAAATTTTGTAATAACTATCTAGTACAGCAGTAAGTCATGCTACTATGTACACACTTATTTAATAACTACCATATACAGCAGTTTGTCTTCAAGCACATTGATCTTCCTCAGGCGTTCCTCTTTCCCTGCAACTCTTGTGCTTCTTTCTTCCATTCTCCCactattttctctcttttccaATCAAATTGTTCTACATCACAAATTACCCGGATGGTGTTAGATAAATATGTAAACAACTTTCGCTGCCAGTGCATAACTTTATTTAAAATTGTAATATGCCTGTTAAAGCGAACATTCAAATCCCAAAAGATAGTAAATATATAAGTGTTACACAGGCTTAATTTAGTTTAGATTAAAGTTTTTCAGATTCTCATTCTAATTTCCTCTCGACAGTTCATACCTGTGGTTGATGGGGTTTCTTGAGAAGAATGAAATGTCCATATTTGACCTTTAAAATCGTGACCGTctatttaattaaaaaaagtaGGTGTCATTGCATAAATCTTCTATGCTTAAACAATGAACAGAATTTAATGTCATGCTACTAGAAGTCGTTTCAGGAAATGTTTTTATCTTCTTCATATTGTTAATATCGACTATTTAGTcattaaatatataaatttttatgtgtgtgtgtgtgattttTTATATTTTGTATACTTCTAATATCGTGATTCACTTTGTGGTTTGCGATTAAGCTCTAGGGAGCTCTTTTTACCTTTAAAAACTACAAATAAGACTTACATGTTGCGCATGGGAATCATTGCTATACTCTTTGATATAATTTGAACTGAACTTGATATATGTATAATTGTGTTGTTAAGGAATTTTGATAAAACAGAAATGATACTGTTACTTGAAGTGTTTATCGACCCTTGTTGAACACCAAGCACTGAGAAATTCTAGAATAACATAGTAATGCTGGATATAACCTCATTTTCAGGGTTTGCTTCCTTTAATTTTTCTAGCTAAATAATGATATTGTCTTAACTCTTCTATTGTGATGTAACACAGTTAGTGCGGTCAGCAGGCAAACCAAGCATATTGAGCATAGTTCATTAAAATTATGTCCGcttcttgctgaaaatcattCACTTAAGTTCGGCTCCCCTTTTGCCTGGTCTCCTCTCTCCGATGGAAGACAAGCGATCTCACTTTCTAGACAAAGGTGGTCTGCCTCAGTAATTTGCGCTGCTGCTCTTGTAAGTTCACTTTGCGATCAATTTGGAGGAATGTCAAGTAATCAGTTATTATATAAACATGAGAATAATGTTCCTACAGAACAAGAATATGTATAAAGTTTGGTAAATAATGGCAAGTATAAACTGCATATAGGTAGAAAATGTGCTATTattttaatgtatatatataatacacACATAATCAGTTATAGAAACACGGCTGCGCTTTTCAGCATATATTGTCTTAAATCTTCATTTTGCAAGATGTAAATAGGATTTGTGCAGTTACACAGTCAAACATAGTCAATTTGTTGCTTACGAGCCATAAATTCTACCAAATCATGTTTTAATTTTGATTCTGGATTGGAGGAATAATTTATATTGGGGTAACTCTTTGTATAATGTTTCCAAGTATAATGTTTGAGTAAAATAAATTCTTTAACAAATTATAATGTTCATGTTTATATTCAGTTAAGAAAAAGATAACGTATATATGAATTTATTATAATGCTAAAGATATGGATAACGTTTTGTAACTTAACCTTTTTATGGTACATGATAAAATGGAAATTATTTTGTATTTATCAAAATTCTGCTTTTGCCTTGTATTTCTGTCAATCAAAAAATCAAATTATATTCTGAGCATAACAATGCGTTAGCATGCTTTGAGATGTCATATTAAATTTAGTATTCAGAGTAGATATTACACCTATTTTTGTTTCCTTGCCTTGCTGACTAAACCCTCCTAAGTAGGACCTTACTGGATTCTTAGAAAAGAAAGTTAAAAAAGAAGGCTTTGTTCTGGAAAAAAAAAGGGAAAATGGAATTAGAAAAGAAAGCTTTATAGGCGTAGTCGTTCTGCTTAGTGAGTGAATTATATCGAAATGTGTGTAAACTAGATCTTGATCTTATTTCTTTTTATAATGCAGAATGCAAGATGTTCTGCGGAGCAGACCCAAACCGTTACACGGCAGTCGTCTACCATAACTGTTGCTCCAATACAAGGTAATTTCCTCCTGTAGAAAGGCATGTTAAACGGTAGTTCTTGTATAGTATATAATTTATAGTACATTTGAGATTTTTTTATATGGTGTCATCATGAATGTTCAATATATGGACATACCAGCTCAATTCTGATATACATAGTTAAGAGCACCTATTTATGAAGAAATTTCAGCAAGTCAGTATTTTAAGAGTTCAGATGCTATATTTCATTTTGGGGGAGGGAAAGGGGGGGGGGGGTATGAGTAAACAGCATCAGCCATCAGCAGTTTTGATAACAATAAAAATTTGTCCTTGCGACTCGTATACGTATATCAGTATATGATTTCAGGATGCATGCCTTGATGATAGAACATTTCTTCTATCTATGAATTTAAGCACATAGCCTTTTGCATTCCTGTACTTCAAGGTTCTGCCATTCTATTCACGTGCGTCTAAAATGGTTCAAATGTTATAGGGAAGGAGAAGTCTCCGGATCTTGATGATGGTGGAGATGGGTTCCCTCCTCGGGATGATGGAGACGGCGGCGGTGGCGGGGGAGGGGGAGGTGGTTGGTCAGGTGGTTTCTTCTTTTTCGGCTTTCTTGCTTTTCTAGGTCTTTTGAGGGATCAAGAAAGTGAGAGTCCTTACAAGGattgatctttgaaatatcaggTTGAAATACCTCAACTTGTATAATTTTGTGAGTTCTGATTTTAGTGCATGTAACTTTTTGTGTTGTATCCCTTTACCTTATCAGGAGCTTTAACACCATGTAGCAGACTAGTAGCTTAGCTGTTAATTTAAACACAAAGCTCATGGACTGTGGTGTACAATCtccttatttatttatttttgtataaTTTTTGTATTATGCTACATAGAAAAAAAACTACCCTTTTTAAAATAATGATAAAAATTGTTCAAAGTGGCACATTGTTAATAAAAGCCCCCATTCTTTTAAATTACAACTATTAAGAGGGAGTTAGAAATAAAAAATGAACAGTGATAAGCGACACTGGGTTCTAATTTGTGCAAGTAAATGTAAAAATAGATTAATATTGTTACCATAATTAATTGCTCTAATTTgtcaaatattttattaatatcatgAATAGCATATAATTTAATGTTTTTATTAATAGTATTTTAATTTCGAATATCCCTCGTTTTGTCAAAAATAATTAGTTACACATAGAAAACTGATATTTAGAGTTTAACAAATGGAACAGTCAAATTTATATACTAATGAAATATATAGCAGATCTAATCTTTTcgttatttaaaataaaaataagaaattGTGGTCGAGTATATATTATATGTTTTTCTGATAAATTACATAATATTGTTCAGTAATAAAGAGATACTGAGGTGAAAAATAATCAAAAGCAGACACTCTTGCTAGCTGCAAGCCGGGGACCTAATTGTTATTTGTAAGAAATATATCTGCTACATCAAACATATGTACTACCAAAAATCCCTTCTTGATAGTTTGCTTATCTTATCGCTAAAAGATAATGATCATGGCATAATGTAAATAATCAATTTGCTTGAAAATATAACATTCATGGTATATAACATACTTGAGATTTCAAAAATATTCGACAAATAGAAGGTTCCATTGATAGAGTAATACTATACCTAAACACCTACCAAGTTCCCCCACGACATTTATAGACATTTAACATTAGAGAAAAGGCATAGAACCACTAGGAATAGGAAGACAGCTTAGGCAGCTCTGCTTTTGATAACATCCATGTCCATTTCAGTTGGATCAGTGGCTTGCAACTCTACCTGAATACCATCAAGCTCTCTCTTGAACCTTTCCTTTGAACTTGCATAAATCATTTTGCTTCTCACCTTAGCTGTATCTGGAGACCTTTGATAACAAAAACGAAGAGAAACACGTAAATGAGAAGTAATGCGTAGCCTGCATGACAGATGACTTATAATTTTACTATATAATGGGAATGAAGGTTGCTACCAAGCAATAAAGAAAATCCTGCTCTTTTGGCAATTTTCCTGGGTCACAAAGTCATAATCATAAACAGCATATCGGCACTCGTTGGCAGGAAGGCTTGCAGCAAAGTCTTCGTAACTTTCAGCTGGATCTCCAACCTTTTCTACAGTGACCTGCTTTTGTATCTCTtcaattttgaaaataattgaCCGATAAGTTCTTTTAGCTTtcagttctaaaaacttcagTTTGCAGTCATCATGTACAGCTATACCAGATGCCGCATTCGCCTATACATTTCACATAATTGTTAATTATCAAATATCGCTGAAACCCCGCATGGCACCGATGCCATTTAATACAAGTACTGACCAATTAAGGGTAACATGATTCTTTTCTCCTATTCACATACAATATCCTCTTATACAAATTAAGAGATTCTTCTTCTGTTAGTATGCATAAACAGAAAATGATACTGTACTCGGTCAAAACCAAAATTAGAGTACAATGTTCTTATCTGTTTATATTAAAACTAGAGATGCTTTTTAGGCTAAAAATTAATACGTATTTCCTCATAAAATTATTAATTTGTAAAGAAAAATTGACTGATATTAAATCAACTTTATTCCGTAGTGTTATAAAGCAATCATTTTAGAAGCACACAAATGTTTTGATAGGTCTggttaaaaaataaaaaaaaacaaaacctaGGGTCTAGGGAGTGTAAAATCAGAATGTACTTCCTTGCTCCTACTCTGCTGTATGCAGAACAAAAAAAATATCAGTTTCAACAAAGCATTTCTGATTTTGCAATCGGCGTGAAATTATGTTCAAACGTTATAAAAGGATCAAGATATCAAACTGCAGAATAGAATATGGCCATAGCTAAACTTTCATTTTTGCATACAATTATCGAAAATATCTTAATAATGTATGCCAAACTTCTCATAGAGGGTTCAATGTAATCAGGACAAAACAACAAATTTAacaagaaaacaaaaaaaattaaacactATGAAACTATGTTGCATACACAAACAGCGAAGCAACACTTTTTAGAACTTTAGCAACAAGGGTACAACTGACAGCACTGCCCACACACAGATTAGCTCCTAAAATTAAGAGAAGAATTCTTATGGAAAATATAAAATGATTAGAAGTAAAAGATCAACATCAATACGTACTTTTGCAAAAAAAAAACCATTAACATATACTACCACAGTGTACATAGTAGAAGATAGCATCCCTCATCCCCTTTCATCTCCAATTTTCCATTGATAACATGTAACATTTAGTTAATCAATAAGTACAGGCTATGTTAAACAGGACAACGCATATTCTACAAGGTGTTGATTCAAGTGCAAACTGATTTATCCTACAAGCCACAAGCTGGTGATTTGTATTACCGAGAACTGTGAGCTTTTTATTACTGCAACCGGTAATTTTGTAGCTAGCTTTGTAGAATTTGTAGGCTAAAATGGTTTAAAGTTGAACATCATCGTTAATTAGAATATTCAAATACCCATGGCGGACACTCGACCCTCCGATAGGGTTCTCTCGACACTTGTTTTAGgccaaaaacacataaaaaaaattcaaaaaaattgcCTGAGTCACTTAcaggtaagaaagggaaacatGACCCGATTGTACGATGTCTACATTAGTACTCCTATGAATCACTTTCGGTTTCCAAACAAATACAAACTAAACTAAACACCACTGTTTAGTACTAAACCCTAAAATACAAAACATCATCAAATTATTAGCAGGCAAATCAAAGATCAAATTAAAAATCAGATTCTTATTTAAAAGATTCGAAACAAAACTCAATTATACATCAGTAAAAAAGAACAGTCAACAAAAATCAAAGACATATGGCACCGAAAAACACaaattgagagagagagagttgacTGACCATGGTTAAGGAGTCGTGATGGAGATAGTTTTGTGTTGCGTTGTGCAGTGAGTTGGTATATATATGAATTTGTAAGTTGCACGGTGTTTAATGTAATGGATTACACCGGTCAGTAGCAACTCAcgtctcttctatatataataacaGAACATGGTAATAATATTTATAagattaaaaaaatttattaaaatgattaatttatttctatattttaaatttatataaaagagGTTGTCAAGAGGAATTGAAACCTAGTATTTATATTTACAACCATAGTTAagtttttatcatacacataatatgtgagtGTTGTAAAATAGCGACAATTTATTTAACTTCAAATATAATTACTAAAATATTTGCAGAGTTAGTTTTGAAAaattgaatttgagatataaatttaAGTATAGTAGATAAACGAATCATTctcttatttattaaataatttttaatttgaaaagtatgtctcatacatttttaatatatatttttaataaaaaatatattatacatatatttaattttttatatgttgacaagagatacacttatataaataatatatatgtgtactacatatttagataagttataATTAACATATTTCAATTTATTCGAATTCAAAATTAGAAATTgaccaattttttaaaaaaatactcgaaatttgactaaatGACCGGTCTGTAAATACCACGACACTTCCTaggtttaatttaaattaagaGTTTGACTAAAAAATCTTACCAACAAAAAAAGGTTTTGTGATATCTTATGTTGGTAAAAATTAATATCTTTGAGGTCTTTATagaatcaagtcaattgataatatgtatcaaaattactagtttcaaaatcagaattttacccattatgaaaaatactcaaaatttgactacatgacccagccgaaaatacatcatcactatctaggtttaataaatttaaattacgagtttgacgaaaatatcttaccaataaggataaattttataatatcttatattaataaaaaaaataatatttttgagttCTTTATACGATAAAGTCAATtgatattatgtatcaaaattaaTAACTGATTGGTTTTACATTATTACATTTGGAACTTGacccaatatttaaatatattcaaaatttgacaTGAGATGTCACAAGCTCTTTTAAAACTACGAAGATatactaaatcgatttatttATTAATGTTTCAGTTTAAAAAAttaggtttaaaatattattcaatgatGGTGAATTTATAAAGAGGTGATCATAAAGTCCTATAAATTAAACTACGACtataaagtaaaattaataattttcattaacATGCTATTTAAAAAATGGTAAGACATTTGATGCTTTTTCATAaaaattgttaggaatatatgtattagtttgatgataagttagacaaaacacttaagtagaaatctagtgtttgtagtctcaacggataagaccactttgactatccgttgatagagtagctttacttagaaataagtttagtattttagcacatttcagtctctgtatttaagttataattcttagaagttgtggaaaattataagtcatgttgactactagtggatatgcaaataggagggctaattgtaaatatttcatgccttgtaattttggataaatgaagtagtatcaactgatagattaaaggccttcaacggattAGAAACAAATCTTCAGcggatgtctctaaagcatcaacggataacatccatcaacggatgagtgcatcaacggataaagcttcaactgttaaagcatcaacggatgtcactaaagcatcaacggataaagccatcaacggatgaaagtttcaacggatgttcagttccatagcagttgatagtgacaattcataagctgacagaggcacatgggttgacagagacaattggaatgtggtagcctcttggaggaatcaagaaaaagcagcatttccattctggtgcaaacaaggaagtattcaaagatttacagattatcttagattgcattggatagagaaatgaagaagaaatatatgaagaactattttataattgtattttatctttgtcttcacttgtaaacttggtgatatataaaccaagttgcagctagtaattagatgtgaattttccagaactgtttagaaaaatatagagagaaaatcatctagtttgtactaggaagcagctgtgaacaattatttgtatcacatattttctgaaatacacatctctggtggaacaacaaatccaccagaaaagtttttaaagcctttgtgttctttacatttatgtcttgaatatacatctgtctgcacctgctcaaagcaattcacacacatctgttcatcatacacttagcttttgaaactgctcaaaacttgaaaaagttttgagatttacattcaaccccccttctgtaaatctcattgttagttccttgggaataacaaaaATATAGTGTATTTATCGTATTATTTAATTAAAGGTATATTATCTCATTGTTA
The sequence above is drawn from the Apium graveolens cultivar Ventura chromosome 2, ASM990537v1, whole genome shotgun sequence genome and encodes:
- the LOC141707085 gene encoding uncharacterized protein LOC141707085 produces the protein MTSLSASPGTRLPVSAVSRQTKHIEHSSLKLCPLLAENHSLKFGSPFAWSPLSDGRQAISLSRQRWSASVICAAALNARCSAEQTQTVTRQSSTITVAPIQGKEKSPDLDDGGDGFPPRDDGDGGGGGGGGGGWSGGFFFFGFLAFLGLLRDQESESPYKD
- the LOC141707086 gene encoding actin-depolymerizing factor 1-like; amino-acid sequence: MANAASGIAVHDDCKLKFLELKAKRTYRSIIFKIEEIQKQVTVEKVGDPAESYEDFAASLPANECRYAVYDYDFVTQENCQKSRIFFIAWSPDTAKVRSKMIYASSKERFKRELDGIQVELQATDPTEMDMDVIKSRAA